A window of the Vicugna pacos chromosome 32, VicPac4, whole genome shotgun sequence genome harbors these coding sequences:
- the PPP1CC gene encoding serine/threonine-protein phosphatase PP1-gamma catalytic subunit, producing the protein MADIDKLNIDSIIQRLLEVRGSKPGKNVQLQENEIRGLCLKSREIFLSQPILLELEAPLKICGDIHGQYYDLLRLFEYGGFPPESNYLFLGDYVDRGKQSLETICLLLAYKIKYPENFFLLRGNHECASINRIYGFYDECKRRYNIKLWKTFTDCFNCLPIAAIVDEKIFCCHGGLSPDLQSMEQIRRIMRPTDVPDQGLLCDLLWSDPDKDVLGWGENDRGVSFTFGAEVVAKFLHKHDLDLICRAHQVVEDGYEFFAKRQLVTLFSAPNYCGEFDNAGAMMSVDETLMCSFQILKPAEKKKPNATRPVTPPRVTSGLNPSIQKASNYRNNTVLYE; encoded by the exons ATGGCGGATATAGATAAACTCAACATCGACAGCATCATCCAACGGCTGCTGGAAG TGAGAGGGTCCAAGCCTGGTAAGAATGTCCAGCTACAGGAGAATGAAATCAGAGGACTGTGCTTAAAGTCCCGAGAGATCTTTCTCAGTCAGCCTATCCTACTAGAACTTGAAGCACCACTCAAAATATGTG GTGATATCCACGGGCAGTACTATGATTTGCTTCGACTTTTTGAGTACGGTGGTTTCCCGCCTGAAAGCAATTACCTGTTTCTTGGGGACTATGTGGACAGGGGAAAGCAGTCGTTGGAGACTATTTGCCTCTTACTGGCTTACAAAATCAAATATCCCGAGAATTTCTTTCTTCTCAGAGGAAACCATGAATGTGCCAGCATCAATAGAATTTATGGATTTTATGATGAAT GTAAAAGAAGATATAACATTAAACTATGGAAAACTTTCACAGACTGCTTTAACTGTTTACCGATAGCAGCCATCgtggatgagaaaatattctGCTGTCATGGAG GTTTATCACCAGATCTTCAATCTATGGAGCAGATTCGGCGAATTATGCGACCAACTGATGTACCAGATCAAGGTCTTCTTTGTGATCTTTTGTGGTCTGACCCCGATAAAGATGTCTTAGGCTGGGGTGAAAATGACAGAGGAGTGTCCTTCACATTTGGTGCAGAAGTGGTTGCAAAATTTCTCCATAAGCATGATTTGGATCTTATATGTAGAGCCCATCAG GTGGTTGAAGATGGATATGAATTTTTTGCAAAGAGGCAGTTGGTCACTCTGTTTTCTGCACCCAATTATTGTGGAGAGTTTGACAATGCAGGTGCCATGATGAGTGTGGACGAAACACTCATGTGTTCTTTTCAG ATTTTAAAGCCTGCAGAGAAAAAGAAGCCAAATGCCACGAGACCTGTAACACCTCCAAGGG